Genomic DNA from Streptomyces sp. GS7:
GCGAGGACGCCGGGGTGAGGCAGGACAGCGTGAGCAGGGTGCCGCCGACCACACCGATCGAGCGGGTGAGTCGGGGGGTGTCCGCCGCTGTCGCACTGCGGGTGTCCGGCTCCGAAGCTGCGGTGGCAACAGGCGTGTAGGGCATATCGGTCATCCGTGTCCCATCAGTGCTGGAGGCAGGAAGGGGTGGCACATACAAGGCGGAGTGCCGTAAAGCGGTCGGACCGGATGAATCGCCGGGTCCGCTTCGGTGACCGGAATACAACCGCCGTCGTCGACTCCCGTCAAGGTCTTGTTAAGACACCGAGACAACGAAATCCGCAGCCAACGCCGGACCAGAACGCCCCAATCCATGCGAGAGCAGCGCTGTCACCGCGAATTCCGCTGACCTTGGCGAGCTGCGGATTCCCCTGTGGGGCGCGGGGGCGGGCGGCGTTTTTTGCGGGCGCAATACGGCCGTCAGTCGCCGCGGCGCCCGATTCGCGCCACGAGCAGCGCGACGTCGTCGTGATCGTTGCCGCGCCGCAGCACGCTCAGGAGGCGGTCGCACAGCTCCTCCAGCGGCCGTTCGGGCTCGGCGAGCAGGCCGAGGAGGATGTCCAGGCGGACGTCGATGGGCTGGTCGCGGGTCTCGATCAGCCCGTCCGTGTAGAGCACCACCTGGTCGCCCTCGCGCAGCGGCACGGTGGTCTGCTCGAAGGGCACCCCGCCCACGCCGAGCGGGGCGCCGGTCGGCAGGTCGAGCAGCTCGGGCGGCCGGCCGGGACGTACCACGACCGGCGGGAGGTGACCCGCGACGGCGATCCGGCATTCCTCGCGGTGCGGGTCGTGGACGGCGTACAGGCAGGTCGCGAAGGCCGGATCGAGGCCGCCGGCGATGTGGTCGAGGTGGCGCAGCACCTCGTCGGGCTCCAGATCGAGATCGGCCAGCGCGCGGATGGTGGTGCGCAACTGCCCCATGGTGGCGGCGGCGTTGATACCGCTGCCCATCACGTCGCCGACGACCAGCGCGGTCTTGTCGCCGGCGATCGGGATGACGTCGAACCAGTCGCCGCCGACCTCACTGGCCGCCTGGGCGGGCTGGTAGCGGAAGCCGATCTCCATGGCGGTGGGCTGCAGCGGACGGTGGTTCATCAGATGCCGCTGGAGGGTGAGCGCGGTGCGCCGTTCGCTCTGGTACGAGCGGGCGTTGTCGATGCACACCGCCGCGCGGGCGGCCAGCTCGACGGCGAGCACCGCATCGTCGTCGTCGAACGGCACCTCGTTGCCGATGCGGTACAGCGACAGCGTGCCGAGGACCTCGCCGCGGGCGATCAGCGGCACCGCCAGATAGGAGTGCAGCCCGGCCGCCCGCAGCAGCTCGGCGCCCTCCCCGTCGGCGGCGATCCGCGGCAGGTCCCCCGGGCCCACCCGGGAGACCAGCACCGGGCGGGCCTCGGTGACGGCGCGGGTGATCAGCCGGTCGGCGCCGTACGAGGCGAGCTCCCCGGTCGGGTCGGCGGCACGCACCGCGGGTGTCTCGCCGGACGTGGAGACCGCCAGCGCCCGGAAGCGGGCGGCGCCGTCGCGGCCGACCGCGGCGGGGCGGCGGCCGTCCAGCACGGTGTCGAGGACGTCGACGGCGGCCAGGTCGGCGAGTTCCGGCACGATGACGTCGGCGAGTTCACGGGCGGTCTGGTGGACGTCGAGGGTGGTGCCGACGGTCGCGGAGGCGTCCGCGATCACCGCGAGCCGGCGCCGGGCGCGGGCGGCCTCGGTGGCGGCCCGGTGCTGCTCGGTGACGTCCACGACCGAGGTCGCGAGGCCCAGCACCCGGCCGTTGGGGTCCTCCAGTCGGTAGTACGACACCGTCCACGCCTGGTCGGTGTCGGGATGGCCGGCGGTGCGGCCGAGGGTGAACTGGTCGATCAGCGGCCGGCCGGTGGCCAGCACCTCGCCCATCCGCTCCACGATGACGTCGGTGTCCAGGAAGGACAGCGCCTCCCGGACGTGGCGGCCGACGTGCTGCTCCGCGGGCAGGTCGTTGAGCCGCTCCAGCGCCGGGTTGACCATCACGAACCGCAGATCGGTGTCGAGCACCGCGAGTCCGATCGGCGACTGGGCCACGAGGCGGACGGAGAGCGCCAGGTCCCGCTCCACCCGCCGGAGCACGGCCTGGTCGGTGGCGATGCCCAGGGCGTAGGACTCGCCGCGCTCGTCCAGCAGCCGCATGTTGCGGAACTCGACCAGCCGGACGCTGCCGTCCTTGTGCTGGACGGGGAAGACGCCGGCCCAGCTCCCGCTGCCGGCCATGACCTCGGAGAACAGCTGCAGGACGAGATCGACGTGCTCCGGAGGGACCAGCAGCGGGGCCGCGTACCGACCCAGCGCCTCCTCGGCGGTCCAGCCGAACAGCTCCTCGGCCTGGGGGCTCCACAGCGTGATCCGGCCCTTCGCGTCCAGCATCACGGCAGCCACACCCAGGACGTCGAGCAGCCCGCCGGGCTGCGACGGTCCGGCTCCGACCGGGACGGCGCGCTCGGGGAACGCGTCGGTCGCACCCATCCAGGCACTCCTTCCGCCGGTCTCCGGGGACCGACAGCCGTGGCGCTCCGTGCACCGGCCGACTCTCGCCGTGCTGCCGCTGCCCTCCATCATCCCTCCACACGGGACGGCCGCGCCCCCACACACATGGCGAGCGAGATCCACAAGGGGTGGGCCCGTACCGGATGGAGCATTATGCGTCGCCCTCCGCCAGGTCGGCGACCTCGTTGGCGATATTGGTCCGGCCTCCCGCGACGGCACAACGCCCGCGCCCGACCTCCCGACTTGGAGATGTGGATCTCTTGGGACTACCCTGACATTAGTTGCTAGGGGCAACCAATAATGGAATTTCGCACCACCGGCGTACCCCCATACGCCGCCGGGGTCAGGAGGAATCCGTCGATGCCCATATCCGACCAGCAGTTCCGTACGTACGTGGAGGAGAATCTCGATGCACTTAGCCTCGACCCGGGGCGCGAAGCCCTGGTCCACCAAGGCCGCCGGGTCACCGCCGGCGAGTTCCGCACCCTGGTCCTCAAGATGGCCCGCGCCCTGCGCACCCAGGGGATCGAACCCGGCGCAACCATCACCCTGCTGAGCGGCAACCTGCCGGAGACCATCGCCGCCCGCTACGCCGCCAACCTCATCGGGGCCCGGGTCAACCACCTCTACAACAAGCTCTCCGCCGACTCCCAGGCCGCGATCGTCCGCGACGTCGAGACCCGCGCCCTGATCGTCGATCCGAGGCTGGCCGAACGGGCGGCGGAACTGGTCGAGTTGGCGCCCGTACCCGACGTCCTCGTACTCGGTCCGGCCAAGGTGGGCGCCGACCTGCTGGAGCTGGCCGCCGCGGAGAGCGACGAGCCGTTCGCCACGCTCGCCCGGCCCGAGGACATCTGCACCATCCGCCACACCGGCGGCACCACCGGCCACCCCAAGGGCATCTGCACCACCTTCGAGCAGGTGCGGTGGTTCACCGGGGTGCTGCCGGAGTTCGAGGGCGTGCGGCACCGGCAGCTGGTCTGCACCACCCTCGCCCACGCGGCCGGCTACATGGCCGACACCGTCCTCCAGTCCGGCGGCACCGTCGTCCTGCACGACGACTTCGACGCCAAGGAGGCGCTCGCGGCCATCGAGCGCGAGCGGATCACCGCCCTGTTCCTGCTGCCGCCGCTGCTCTACCAGTTGATGGACCACCCCGACCGCCCGCACACCGACACCTCCAGCCTCCGCATGGTCACCTACGGCGGCTGCCAGGCGTCCCCGGCCCGGCTGGCCGACGCGGTACGGGCGTTCGGGCAGGTGCTGGTGCAGGGCTACGGCCAGAACGAGGCCGGCGGCATCAGCGTGCTGCTGCCCGAGGACCACGACCCGGACCGCCCCGACCGGCTGCGTTCGGCCGGCAAGGTGCTGCCCGACGTCGAGGTGGCGATCCGTGACGAGTCCGGGCGTGATCTGCCGGCCGGCGAGCACGGCGAGGTCTGTGTCCGCTCCACCATGATCATGCAGGGCTACTGGAAGCAGCCCGAACTGACCGCCGAGGTGCTGCGGGACGGCTGGCTCCACACCGGCGACGTCGGATTCCTGGACGGCGAGGGCTACTTGACGATCGTCGACCGGCTCAAGGACATGATCGTCGTGGTCGGCGGCCATGTGTACACCACCGAGCTGGAGGACCTGCTGAACTCGCACCCGCAGGTACTCCAGAGCGCCGTCTACGGCGTCCGCGACGCGGACCGGATGGAGCGGGTGTACGCGACGGTCGTGCGGACCCCCGGCGGCGACGTCGACGCGGAGCAGCTGCGCGCGATGGTGCGCGAAGTCCGCGGCACGATGTACGAGCCGGCGCGGATCGCCTTCGCGGACGCGCTGCCGCTGACCGACGCGGGCAAGCCGGACAAGAAGGAACTCCGGCGCCGCGCCGAGGAGTCGGGCGACG
This window encodes:
- a CDS encoding SpoIIE family protein phosphatase, with translation MGATDAFPERAVPVGAGPSQPGGLLDVLGVAAVMLDAKGRITLWSPQAEELFGWTAEEALGRYAAPLLVPPEHVDLVLQLFSEVMAGSGSWAGVFPVQHKDGSVRLVEFRNMRLLDERGESYALGIATDQAVLRRVERDLALSVRLVAQSPIGLAVLDTDLRFVMVNPALERLNDLPAEQHVGRHVREALSFLDTDVIVERMGEVLATGRPLIDQFTLGRTAGHPDTDQAWTVSYYRLEDPNGRVLGLATSVVDVTEQHRAATEAARARRRLAVIADASATVGTTLDVHQTARELADVIVPELADLAAVDVLDTVLDGRRPAAVGRDGAARFRALAVSTSGETPAVRAADPTGELASYGADRLITRAVTEARPVLVSRVGPGDLPRIAADGEGAELLRAAGLHSYLAVPLIARGEVLGTLSLYRIGNEVPFDDDDAVLAVELAARAAVCIDNARSYQSERRTALTLQRHLMNHRPLQPTAMEIGFRYQPAQAASEVGGDWFDVIPIAGDKTALVVGDVMGSGINAAATMGQLRTTIRALADLDLEPDEVLRHLDHIAGGLDPAFATCLYAVHDPHREECRIAVAGHLPPVVVRPGRPPELLDLPTGAPLGVGGVPFEQTTVPLREGDQVVLYTDGLIETRDQPIDVRLDILLGLLAEPERPLEELCDRLLSVLRRGNDHDDVALLVARIGRRGD
- a CDS encoding AMP-binding protein — encoded protein: MPISDQQFRTYVEENLDALSLDPGREALVHQGRRVTAGEFRTLVLKMARALRTQGIEPGATITLLSGNLPETIAARYAANLIGARVNHLYNKLSADSQAAIVRDVETRALIVDPRLAERAAELVELAPVPDVLVLGPAKVGADLLELAAAESDEPFATLARPEDICTIRHTGGTTGHPKGICTTFEQVRWFTGVLPEFEGVRHRQLVCTTLAHAAGYMADTVLQSGGTVVLHDDFDAKEALAAIERERITALFLLPPLLYQLMDHPDRPHTDTSSLRMVTYGGCQASPARLADAVRAFGQVLVQGYGQNEAGGISVLLPEDHDPDRPDRLRSAGKVLPDVEVAIRDESGRDLPAGEHGEVCVRSTMIMQGYWKQPELTAEVLRDGWLHTGDVGFLDGEGYLTIVDRLKDMIVVVGGHVYTTELEDLLNSHPQVLQSAVYGVRDADRMERVYATVVRTPGGDVDAEQLRAMVREVRGTMYEPARIAFADALPLTDAGKPDKKELRRRAEESGDAV